From Ferroacidibacillus organovorans, a single genomic window includes:
- a CDS encoding aminotransferase class I/II-fold pyridoxal phosphate-dependent enzyme, translating to MSNQEDTPLFTALRKHAERQPLQFHIPGHKTGFAMDPEFRHFMGQNALSIDLINIGPLDDLMHPTGIIAEAQALAAEAFGADATYFSVQGTSGAIMAMILSVVGPGDEILVPRNIHKSVLSAIILSGARPYFLQPEVDLHLGIAHGLRLETVVAGLDEHPNAKAVLVINPTYFGVATDLRSIVSVSHARGVLVLVDEAHGVHTHFHEALPVSAMQAGCDLAATSVHKLGGSLTQSSVLNVREGLIRARHVHSILSMLHTTSTSYLLLASLDAARRQLAVHGRELISRALSLAEDARNRINEIEGLYCFGREILQSSATYAFDPLKLTIRVADIGISGYEVEGILRDHYNIEVEMSDLYNILCIITFGDTESSVSRLIQALRELVEIERMRTHVPRKIVVPSTPRLAMPPRDAFYADSEVVTLREAVGRTIADMIMVYPPGIPILLPGEIVTLDNVQYIEQNLAEGLPVQGPDDPTIQTVRVVRE from the coding sequence TTGTCGAATCAGGAAGATACACCTCTTTTTACGGCGTTGCGCAAACACGCGGAGCGCCAGCCGCTTCAATTTCATATTCCGGGACACAAGACAGGGTTTGCAATGGATCCTGAATTTCGCCATTTTATGGGCCAAAATGCATTGTCGATTGACTTGATCAATATCGGACCGCTCGATGACCTCATGCATCCCACAGGGATCATCGCGGAGGCGCAGGCGCTCGCGGCAGAAGCGTTTGGGGCAGATGCCACTTATTTTTCTGTACAGGGCACGAGCGGGGCAATTATGGCCATGATCTTGTCGGTGGTAGGACCCGGTGATGAGATTCTCGTGCCGCGAAATATTCATAAGTCTGTTCTGTCAGCAATCATTCTCTCTGGGGCGCGACCGTATTTCTTGCAGCCTGAGGTCGACCTTCATCTTGGCATCGCACATGGATTGCGCCTGGAAACGGTTGTCGCGGGACTTGATGAGCATCCAAACGCGAAGGCTGTACTGGTGATCAACCCTACCTATTTTGGCGTCGCCACAGATCTTCGCTCGATTGTTTCTGTTTCGCATGCGCGTGGCGTATTGGTTTTGGTGGACGAGGCACACGGTGTCCATACCCATTTTCACGAGGCGCTGCCGGTTTCCGCCATGCAGGCGGGCTGTGATCTTGCCGCGACGAGTGTGCACAAGCTTGGTGGATCGCTCACGCAGAGTTCTGTACTGAATGTGCGTGAAGGGCTTATCCGCGCTCGCCACGTACACTCAATATTATCGATGCTTCACACAACATCGACTTCCTATCTGTTATTGGCATCTCTTGACGCAGCGCGCCGTCAATTGGCCGTTCACGGAAGGGAACTGATCAGTCGCGCGCTTAGTCTCGCAGAAGATGCCCGAAACAGAATTAATGAAATTGAAGGGCTCTATTGTTTTGGACGTGAAATCTTGCAATCCTCTGCGACGTACGCTTTTGATCCGCTTAAACTGACCATACGTGTCGCGGATATCGGTATTTCCGGGTACGAGGTAGAAGGGATTTTGCGGGATCACTATAACATTGAAGTAGAGATGTCCGATTTGTACAACATTTTATGCATAATTACATTTGGCGACACAGAGTCCAGTGTATCAAGACTTATTCAGGCGCTGCGCGAACTCGTCGAGATTGAACGGATGCGGACACATGTCCCGCGTAAAATTGTGGTGCCGTCGACACCGCGTCTTGCGATGCCGCCGCGTGATGCTTTTTATGCTGATTCGGAGGTTGTAACGCTTCGTGAAGCCGTTGGGCGCACCATTGCGGACATGATCATGGTCTATCCTCCCGGAATTCCGATTCTGCTTCCAGGTGAGATCGTGACGCTTGACAATGTCCAATACATTGAGCAAAATCTCGCGGAAGGGCTCCCTGTACAGGGGCCAGATGATCCGACGATTCAAACGGTGCGGGTCGTGCGTGAATAG
- a CDS encoding LysM peptidoglycan-binding domain-containing protein — MTYPMIKRLAAVTLAVGSFFMAFAGDATSMAATLPPAPYTVKAGDTPATIARLSGFGVARFDLVNHLASPNVHLIPGEKVALPFLYRVSAGDTLSYLAQHYGTTVARIMALNHLHSSLIYAGQILLFARGSAAVQHAAHPLVFRAANVSTNAKAPIKQGLGTFLASAYDPSVSSNGPWGAVDYFGQPLKFGDVAVDPSVIPLGSTLYISGYSDPALPAGGFYAKAVDTGGAIKGKRIDVFLPTTSAALNFGLENVSVSIIRK; from the coding sequence TTGACATATCCAATGATCAAGCGATTGGCAGCGGTGACGCTGGCAGTCGGTTCGTTTTTTATGGCTTTTGCCGGAGATGCAACCAGTATGGCGGCAACACTTCCGCCAGCGCCGTATACCGTCAAGGCGGGGGATACGCCTGCGACGATCGCGCGTCTTTCCGGTTTTGGTGTGGCGCGTTTCGATCTGGTCAATCACCTCGCGAGTCCGAACGTACATCTGATTCCGGGTGAAAAAGTGGCGCTTCCTTTTCTTTATCGTGTTTCGGCTGGAGATACTCTTTCCTATCTCGCGCAGCATTACGGCACGACCGTAGCGCGAATCATGGCGTTGAATCATCTCCACAGCTCGCTTATCTACGCGGGACAGATTTTACTTTTTGCGCGAGGCAGTGCGGCAGTCCAACACGCTGCACACCCACTCGTTTTCCGCGCGGCAAACGTGTCGACAAACGCGAAAGCGCCGATAAAACAAGGTTTGGGTACGTTTTTGGCGAGCGCGTATGATCCGTCGGTCTCTTCGAATGGGCCGTGGGGGGCGGTTGACTATTTTGGTCAACCACTCAAATTTGGGGACGTCGCGGTCGATCCGTCTGTAATACCGCTTGGTTCAACCCTTTATATCAGCGGTTACTCAGACCCAGCGCTTCCGGCTGGCGGATTTTATGCAAAAGCGGTTGACACGGGCGGCGCAATCAAAGGGAAACGAATTGATGTGTTCTTGCCGACAACTTCTGCCGCCTTAAACTTTGGGCTTGAGAATGTTAGTGTCTCTATCATTCGAAAGTAA
- the bcp gene encoding thioredoxin-dependent thiol peroxidase — MPIMSGQAPTFQLAATGDRNISLEDYAGQTVVLFFYPKDDTPGUTTEATGFRDQYDLFVEKGVAVLGVSTDSIASHEKFSAKYQLPFPLLSDPDAAVCKAYEVYVEKNMYGKKYMGIERTTFVIDGKGQIARVYPKVKVDGHAVKVLADL, encoded by the coding sequence ATGCCAATCATGTCTGGACAAGCGCCAACGTTTCAACTCGCCGCGACAGGCGATCGGAACATTTCGCTTGAAGATTATGCGGGACAAACTGTTGTTTTGTTTTTCTATCCAAAAGATGACACGCCTGGCTGAACCACAGAAGCGACCGGTTTTCGCGATCAGTATGATCTGTTCGTTGAAAAAGGGGTTGCCGTGCTCGGTGTGAGCACTGATTCGATTGCATCTCACGAGAAGTTTTCTGCAAAGTATCAACTGCCTTTTCCACTGCTTTCCGATCCTGATGCGGCGGTTTGCAAGGCGTATGAAGTCTATGTCGAAAAAAACATGTATGGCAAAAAATACATGGGCATTGAACGGACTACGTTTGTCATTGATGGCAAAGGGCAGATCGCGCGTGTCTATCCGAAGGTCAAGGTGGACGGTCACGCGGTGAAGGTATTGGCAGATCTATAG
- a CDS encoding HesB/IscA family protein, whose protein sequence is MVTLTEQAAEKVKSMLSDSVEAGLRIMIKPGGCSGFSYGLALDERKPNDIAIMQHGVNVFVDAENERLVDGAQIDYLDDLSGTGFSIHNPNAISTCGCGSSFRTKEDAGQPGSCD, encoded by the coding sequence GTGGTTACACTTACTGAACAGGCTGCAGAGAAGGTTAAATCGATGTTGAGCGATTCTGTGGAAGCGGGCCTTCGTATCATGATCAAACCGGGTGGGTGCTCGGGTTTTAGTTACGGTTTGGCGCTTGATGAGCGAAAACCAAACGATATCGCAATCATGCAACACGGAGTGAATGTATTTGTCGATGCAGAGAATGAGCGATTGGTAGACGGCGCGCAGATTGATTATCTCGACGACTTGTCAGGGACGGGATTTTCGATCCATAACCCTAACGCCATATCGACATGTGGGTGCGGGTCAAGCTTTCGCACCAAAGAAGATGCAGGGCAACCAGGTTCGTGCGATTAA
- a CDS encoding DedA family protein has protein sequence MHGISLALENAVRHYGIAAVFLTMLLESACIPIPSELIMTFAGYAAFRGEMGLVPAIIAGVLGNLTGSLLAYWIGLRGGRAFLHAYGRYVFFSERHFESSERFFAKYGAITVLISRLLPAVRTFISLPAGIAKMRLSTFTLFTIIGCIPWVAILAYIGYALGQHWETITAHFTLFTDLCAALLVIVFVSFLLRNQIRNR, from the coding sequence CTGCACGGCATATCGCTCGCACTTGAAAATGCTGTACGCCACTACGGGATTGCCGCTGTCTTTCTCACCATGCTACTTGAAAGTGCATGCATTCCGATCCCAAGCGAACTCATCATGACGTTTGCCGGATACGCCGCGTTTCGCGGCGAAATGGGACTCGTTCCGGCAATCATTGCAGGCGTGCTCGGAAATCTCACCGGATCGCTCTTGGCCTATTGGATCGGGTTGCGCGGTGGACGAGCCTTTCTGCACGCTTATGGACGCTATGTATTTTTTTCTGAACGCCACTTTGAGTCATCAGAACGCTTTTTTGCCAAATACGGTGCGATCACTGTATTGATCAGCCGACTTTTACCCGCCGTGCGGACCTTTATCTCGCTTCCCGCGGGGATTGCCAAGATGCGGCTCAGCACGTTCACCCTCTTTACAATCATCGGTTGCATTCCATGGGTCGCCATTCTTGCCTATATTGGGTACGCGCTTGGCCAACACTGGGAAACGATTACCGCTCATTTCACACTCTTCACAGATCTTTGCGCAGCACTTCTCGTCATTGTTTTTGTCAGTTTTCTACTGCGCAATCAAATCCGCAACCGTTAA
- a CDS encoding glycosyltransferase family 2 protein: MISWTAVLTVAFIALQAITGLIGLYQVVLSVFGLVYRRKPLVHEPAKRFAVFVAAHNEERVIAPLLTNLKRLDYPQSMYDIYVIADNCTDRTAEIAREHGVFAEERLSETERGKGYAIRWMLERLKERKIPYDAVVMFDADNLVGTNFLRVMNDRLLDGHKVIQGYLDIKNPLDSWVSVSMAISYWYTNRMWQLSRRNLGLSCALGGTGLCIDMHLINRLGWEATGLTEDVEFGAKCVVEGIYPVWAHEAKVYDEKPITLVASMRQRLRWMQGHFNCAQQYMGTLLVASLKERSLAKLDAAIYLFQPMRFLILFLTAFMFLFQNSNPTMVAGFTELLPTWFWAVINLFILIQMPLAMLLERVEWRAFIGLPLFPFFMLTWFPVTAFALFTRRNRVWKHTVHTRAIQFDDLRTR; encoded by the coding sequence TTGATTTCATGGACCGCCGTATTGACCGTGGCTTTTATCGCGCTACAAGCCATTACGGGTCTCATTGGTTTGTATCAAGTGGTATTGTCTGTTTTTGGGCTTGTGTATCGACGAAAACCTCTTGTTCATGAACCTGCGAAGCGATTCGCAGTTTTTGTTGCGGCGCATAATGAAGAACGTGTGATTGCGCCGTTGCTTACTAACCTGAAGCGTCTCGACTACCCTCAGTCTATGTACGATATTTATGTGATTGCTGATAACTGCACAGATCGAACTGCAGAAATTGCGCGGGAGCACGGGGTTTTCGCCGAAGAACGATTGTCTGAAACAGAACGCGGAAAAGGGTATGCGATCCGCTGGATGCTGGAGCGCTTAAAAGAGCGCAAGATTCCATATGACGCGGTTGTGATGTTTGATGCAGACAATTTGGTCGGCACCAATTTCTTGCGCGTGATGAACGATCGACTGCTTGATGGACACAAGGTGATTCAGGGGTATCTCGACATTAAAAATCCTTTGGATTCTTGGGTCAGTGTTTCCATGGCGATTTCGTATTGGTACACGAACAGAATGTGGCAACTCTCCCGGAGAAATCTGGGATTGTCGTGTGCGCTCGGAGGTACGGGGCTTTGCATTGATATGCATTTGATCAATCGGCTTGGGTGGGAAGCGACAGGCTTGACGGAGGATGTCGAGTTTGGTGCCAAGTGTGTGGTAGAAGGAATCTATCCCGTATGGGCGCATGAGGCGAAGGTTTACGACGAGAAACCGATCACGCTTGTTGCTTCCATGCGGCAACGTTTGCGCTGGATGCAAGGTCATTTCAATTGCGCGCAGCAGTATATGGGCACGCTTCTTGTCGCGAGTCTCAAAGAGAGGAGTTTGGCAAAGCTTGACGCCGCGATTTATCTCTTTCAGCCGATGCGCTTTTTAATTTTGTTTTTGACCGCATTCATGTTTTTGTTTCAAAACTCTAACCCGACAATGGTTGCAGGGTTTACAGAATTGTTACCGACGTGGTTTTGGGCAGTGATCAATTTGTTTATTCTGATACAAATGCCGCTCGCCATGTTGCTTGAGCGGGTCGAGTGGCGTGCGTTTATTGGCCTGCCACTCTTTCCCTTCTTTATGTTGACATGGTTTCCAGTTACGGCTTTTGCGCTGTTTACGCGACGAAACCGCGTGTGGAAACACACGGTTCACACGCGCGCCATTCAATTTGATGACCTTCGTACGCGTTAA
- a CDS encoding YunC family protein, whose amino-acid sequence MVTISPIHLHGTTFIAVTVDLPKTRLVTIQNEIGYIMCGALDVTLLNTKLNDRNILAGRAVGVRTVEDLLAAPLESVTDHARAIGVTPGMKGEEALLIFAAHYAKSHRTQGPKDTPLHSS is encoded by the coding sequence GTGGTCACAATTTCCCCAATCCATCTTCATGGAACAACATTTATCGCCGTTACGGTTGATCTGCCAAAAACGCGACTTGTCACCATTCAAAATGAAATAGGATACATCATGTGCGGCGCACTGGATGTCACACTGCTAAACACAAAGCTAAATGACCGAAACATTCTGGCGGGACGCGCAGTCGGTGTACGTACTGTCGAAGACTTGCTGGCCGCCCCGCTCGAGTCTGTAACCGATCACGCTCGCGCCATCGGCGTCACCCCTGGCATGAAAGGAGAAGAAGCGCTGCTCATCTTTGCAGCGCACTATGCTAAGAGTCATCGCACACAAGGCCCCAAAGACACTCCTTTACACTCATCATGA
- a CDS encoding B12-binding domain-containing radical SAM protein, translating to MLRVMLTTLNAKYVHSSLALRYLRASIEQQCDVVMREFTIHDPVEHVLTNIYAVKPDILGISCYIWNITETLRLIPLVKKVLPQTMIVLGGPEVSYDSMEFMELYNGIDVIVRGEGELTLKLIVQSFECNQPFDTIRGIVFRTEEGMIDTGVALKIPSLDEIPSPYAAMTLHELDKRIVYFEASRGCPFSCQFCLSSIEAGVRYFSLERVKDDLTRLIEYGVRQIKFVDRTFNLRKDYALAIFEHVLSLPGDTTFHFEITGDILKSEVVSWLIDHAPPGKFRFEIGVQSTNDITNAIIKRRQDFAKLAETVTRIRESGVILQHLDLIAGLPEEDYNRFAQTFNEVYALRPDELQLGFLKLLRGTGLRKCAAQYGYVYMDTAPYEMLSNDTMPYEDVVRLKRLEDILEKYYNSGRFPRSIPYLTNKCFATPFDFFQRFGDFWNLRGYERIGHQINDLFVRLEEFLREENIVNETAYALLRADFLLREKIRPKRLWWKRILSEVTLTMLRASEPPLTQGETLDASLLKRCVIDRIPAEAARELELTKEEMSDDLTVIYCYPKGLGHPTVHLLKCVNREVNRDFQWQFPS from the coding sequence ATGCTGCGCGTCATGTTAACGACACTCAATGCAAAGTATGTTCACTCATCTTTGGCGCTTCGTTATTTGCGCGCATCGATTGAACAGCAGTGCGATGTCGTCATGCGTGAGTTCACGATTCATGATCCTGTCGAACATGTGTTGACGAATATCTATGCTGTCAAACCGGACATTCTAGGGATAAGTTGCTATATTTGGAATATCACCGAGACACTGCGGCTTATTCCGCTGGTGAAAAAAGTTCTTCCTCAGACGATGATTGTCCTAGGCGGACCAGAAGTGTCTTACGACTCGATGGAATTTATGGAACTTTACAATGGGATTGACGTGATTGTGCGTGGTGAGGGGGAATTGACACTTAAACTCATCGTACAGTCATTTGAATGCAATCAACCTTTCGATACAATTAGGGGCATTGTCTTTCGAACAGAAGAAGGGATGATCGACACGGGCGTCGCGCTGAAGATACCGTCGCTTGATGAGATCCCTTCTCCGTACGCTGCGATGACTCTTCACGAGCTTGACAAGCGAATCGTTTACTTTGAGGCGAGCCGTGGATGCCCATTTTCATGTCAGTTCTGCCTTTCTTCAATTGAGGCGGGTGTGCGCTATTTTTCTCTTGAACGTGTCAAGGATGATCTCACGCGCTTGATTGAATATGGTGTACGCCAGATCAAATTTGTCGATCGCACGTTTAATCTGCGCAAGGATTATGCATTGGCAATTTTCGAACACGTTTTATCGCTTCCTGGAGATACGACGTTTCATTTTGAAATCACTGGTGATATTCTCAAATCAGAAGTGGTCTCTTGGCTTATTGATCACGCGCCACCCGGTAAGTTCAGGTTTGAAATCGGCGTACAATCAACGAATGATATAACAAATGCAATTATAAAACGCCGACAGGATTTTGCTAAACTCGCGGAAACAGTGACCCGAATTCGTGAATCAGGTGTGATTCTGCAACACCTGGATTTGATTGCGGGTTTGCCTGAGGAAGATTACAACAGATTTGCCCAGACGTTCAATGAGGTTTACGCACTTCGACCGGATGAGTTACAATTGGGTTTCCTGAAGCTTTTGCGCGGTACAGGACTGCGAAAGTGTGCTGCTCAGTATGGCTATGTTTATATGGATACTGCTCCGTATGAAATGCTCTCAAATGATACCATGCCGTATGAAGATGTCGTGCGTTTGAAGCGTTTGGAGGATATTCTAGAGAAGTATTATAACTCGGGTCGATTTCCTCGCTCAATTCCGTATCTAACAAACAAGTGTTTTGCAACTCCTTTTGATTTCTTTCAGCGGTTCGGCGATTTTTGGAACCTACGTGGATACGAGAGAATTGGCCATCAAATAAATGATTTATTCGTTCGTCTAGAAGAATTTTTGCGCGAGGAAAACATCGTGAATGAAACTGCGTACGCACTTTTGCGCGCTGATTTTCTTTTAAGAGAAAAAATACGTCCCAAGCGTCTTTGGTGGAAGAGGATCCTGAGTGAAGTGACACTGACTATGCTGCGCGCGAGCGAACCACCTTTGACGCAAGGAGAAACGCTTGACGCGTCTCTCTTGAAACGTTGTGTTATTGATCGTATACCTGCTGAAGCTGCGCGCGAACTCGAATTGACAAAAGAAGAGATGAGTGATGATCTGACGGTCATTTACTGTTACCCTAAAGGACTGGGGCATCCGACCGTACACTTATTGAAATGTGTGAACCGTGAGGTGAACCGCGATTTTCAATGGCAGTTTCCATCTTAG
- a CDS encoding divergent PAP2 family protein yields MSILGLIENPALMASLSATVVAQVVKVPIAYIATRKWDFSQMTSTGGMPSSHSAAVSSLATVIGFHDGTRSSLFAACVVFAIIVMYDAAGIRRHAGEQAIALNKLKADIGELIDRRFADRRAELYQQRLKEMLGHQPIEVLMGCILGILLGSIVSAISYA; encoded by the coding sequence ATGTCCATCCTTGGTTTGATTGAGAATCCTGCACTTATGGCTTCATTGTCTGCCACCGTGGTGGCTCAGGTCGTAAAAGTACCCATTGCATACATTGCGACTCGCAAGTGGGATTTTAGCCAGATGACTTCGACCGGTGGCATGCCGAGCTCCCACTCCGCGGCCGTCTCATCCCTTGCGACAGTGATCGGATTTCATGATGGCACAAGATCTTCTCTTTTTGCGGCGTGTGTTGTTTTTGCCATTATTGTTATGTATGACGCCGCAGGGATTCGTCGCCATGCGGGTGAGCAGGCCATCGCATTGAATAAGTTAAAAGCGGATATCGGCGAATTGATCGACCGGAGATTTGCAGACAGGCGGGCAGAGTTGTACCAGCAACGTTTGAAGGAAATGTTGGGTCATCAACCTATTGAGGTATTGATGGGGTGTATTTTAGGCATTCTTTTAGGAAGTATCGTATCAGCCATCAGTTACGCTTAG
- a CDS encoding DUF4149 domain-containing protein codes for MHTTSRSIYSLATALSLGAMVFFSLIVTEAIFANLTLQSAGTVLAHLFPSFYRFTGISSLIASVCTLFMPWPSHRHISRRIFIGSAWLSTLFLGFSDIVLLPAMNAARMKIPSFTGPITPLLKQFFFYHGISMGLIILTMILTLLGLLLFTLRGIETRFL; via the coding sequence GTGCATACGACTTCAAGATCAATTTATTCCTTGGCAACTGCTTTGTCACTCGGCGCGATGGTATTTTTTTCACTTATCGTCACTGAGGCGATCTTTGCCAACCTTACGCTCCAATCGGCGGGAACGGTCCTTGCACATTTGTTCCCTTCATTTTATCGCTTCACAGGTATCTCTTCCTTAATTGCGAGCGTATGCACCTTGTTCATGCCGTGGCCCTCACATCGCCACATCTCGCGACGAATCTTTATCGGCAGCGCATGGCTCTCTACACTCTTTTTAGGGTTTAGCGACATTGTCCTTCTCCCCGCAATGAACGCGGCGCGAATGAAAATTCCCAGCTTCACAGGTCCGATAACCCCACTGCTGAAACAGTTTTTCTTCTATCACGGGATCTCCATGGGACTCATCATCCTTACTATGATCCTAACACTTTTGGGCTTGCTTTTGTTCACATTGCGAGGAATCGAGACACGTTTTCTTTAA
- a CDS encoding 2-oxoacid:ferredoxin oxidoreductase subunit beta, translating to MATVKEFRNNVRPNWCPGCGDFAVQASMQRALGNLNLEPENVALISGIGCSGRISGYLNVYGFHGVHGRSLPIAQGVKLANRNLTVLASGGDGDGFGIGLGHFMHAVRRNMDITYVVMDNQIYGLTKGQHSPTSAFGFKAKTTPAGNIENAVSPLQIALSAGITYLAQGFSSDVNQLTELIQGGIEHKGFSLINVFSPCVTYNKVNTYEWFKEHTVSLDQFPDYDPTNRAAAIAKVMETDGLCTGLIFKDDKKPVFEDLLQNYPQEAYLNTKLEMDQGLFDELMKEFA from the coding sequence ATGGCAACGGTAAAAGAGTTTCGCAACAATGTTCGTCCTAATTGGTGTCCTGGTTGCGGCGACTTTGCCGTTCAGGCCTCAATGCAACGTGCACTTGGAAACTTGAACCTTGAACCTGAAAATGTTGCGCTCATCTCAGGAATCGGTTGTTCTGGACGAATTTCCGGTTATTTGAATGTGTACGGATTTCACGGTGTACACGGCCGCTCGCTCCCAATTGCGCAAGGTGTAAAACTCGCAAATCGCAATCTGACTGTTCTTGCATCTGGTGGCGACGGGGACGGATTCGGCATTGGACTCGGACACTTTATGCACGCTGTACGCCGCAATATGGATATTACCTATGTCGTTATGGACAACCAAATCTACGGTCTAACGAAAGGGCAGCACTCCCCCACCTCAGCGTTTGGTTTCAAAGCAAAAACTACGCCTGCGGGAAATATCGAGAATGCAGTCAGCCCTCTACAAATCGCATTATCAGCAGGCATCACGTATCTTGCTCAAGGATTCTCGTCGGATGTCAATCAACTCACGGAATTGATTCAGGGCGGCATCGAACACAAGGGGTTCAGTTTGATCAATGTATTCAGCCCGTGTGTCACGTACAACAAAGTAAACACCTACGAGTGGTTCAAGGAGCACACAGTCTCACTCGACCAATTTCCTGATTATGATCCAACCAATCGCGCTGCCGCCATTGCCAAAGTCATGGAGACAGACGGATTGTGCACAGGACTTATTTTCAAAGACGACAAAAAACCCGTCTTTGAAGACTTGTTGCAAAACTACCCACAAGAGGCTTACCTCAACACGAAACTCGAGATGGATCAAGGGTTGTTCGATGAGTTGATGAAAGAGTTTGCGTAA